Proteins encoded together in one Bactrocera neohumeralis isolate Rockhampton chromosome 4, APGP_CSIRO_Bneo_wtdbg2-racon-allhic-juicebox.fasta_v2, whole genome shotgun sequence window:
- the LOC126754600 gene encoding uncharacterized protein LOC126754600, whose protein sequence is MIAILTGMQTGYTKYMCFLCKWDSRATSSHYHIKYFEERKENIIGDLNVIHESLVPKDKVILPPLHIKLGVVKNFIKSLNTQGYAFKRIQTIFPRLSAAKLKEGMLVGPDIRKLLQDEEFYGHLSDMQKTAFDFMQLVISEFLGNSKAQNYAENIESMLIGFNNIGVKMSLKLHFLHSHLNFFKENLGAVSDEHGERFHQDIKVLEERFKGKSQSVMLAEYVWGLYRNLDTSEHSRQAKYRKAY, encoded by the exons ATGATTGCAATATTGACTGGAATGCAAACAGGatacacaaaatatatgtgCTTTCTTTGTAAATGGGATTCACGTGCTACCAGCAGCCattatcatattaaatatttcgaagaacgtaaagaaaatattattggtGACTTAAATGTAATCCATGAATCTCTTGTCCCAAAAGATAAGGTCATACTTCCACCGCTGCATATTAAGTTGGGCgtggtgaaaaattttattaaaagcttaaaTACACAAGGATATGCTTTCAAACGCATTCAAACAATTTTCCCCAGATTATCTgcagcaaaattaaaagaag GAATGCTCGTTGGACCcgatataagaaaattattacaagatgaagaattttatggTCATCTGTCGGATATGCAAAAGACAGCATTTGACTTTATGCAGCTGGTTATATCAGAATTCCTTGGAAACTCAAAAGCACAAAACTatgcagaaaatattgaaagcatGCTAATCGGTTTTAACAATATTGGCGTTAAGATGTCACTAAAGCTGCATTTTCTGCACTCtcatctcaatttttttaaagaaaaccttgGAGCGGTTTCAGATGAACACGGTGAAAGGTTTCATCAGGATATAAAGGTATTGGAAGAAAGATTCAAAGGGAAATCCCAAAGTGTAATGCTTGCTGAATACGTATGGGGCTTGTACAGAAACCTTGACACATCGGAACATTCACGTCAAGCTAAATACAGGAAAGCATATTAA